The following proteins come from a genomic window of Deltaproteobacteria bacterium:
- a CDS encoding 50S ribosomal protein L29 has product MKAADIRKLSDTELSDRVAEARDQLFRLRIKHATQQLEKTADLRRARRDLARALTLEAERKEKGKA; this is encoded by the coding sequence ATGAAGGCCGCCGACATTCGCAAGCTGAGCGACACGGAGCTGTCGGATCGCGTCGCCGAGGCGCGCGACCAGCTCTTCAGGCTTCGCATCAAGCATGCGACCCAGCAGCTCGAGAAAACGGCCGATCTGCGCCGCGCCAGGCGCGACCTGGCCCGCGCGCTCACGCTCGAAGCGGAGCGGAAGGAAAAGGGGAAGGCATGA
- the rpsC gene encoding 30S ribosomal protein S3, with product MGQKVHPYGFRLGVINGWQSNWYAERGYVGALHEDLRIRDFIKKRAFHAGISKIVIERRAEKMSVNIHTARPGILIGKRGADVDALRHEIAEMTKNEVFINIREVRKAEVDAQLIAENIALQLERRVAFRRAMKKAMQAALKFGAQGIKLKVSGRLGGAEMSRVVQYMEGRVPLHTLRAQVEFGFWEAHCTYGLIGVKCWVFQGLVPDAKLDDHRLGRLEEAQAR from the coding sequence TTGGGACAGAAAGTACATCCATACGGCTTCCGGCTCGGCGTCATCAACGGCTGGCAGTCGAACTGGTATGCCGAGCGCGGCTACGTGGGCGCGTTGCACGAGGACCTGCGCATCCGGGACTTCATCAAGAAGCGCGCATTCCATGCCGGCATCAGCAAGATCGTGATCGAGCGGCGCGCGGAGAAGATGTCGGTCAACATCCACACCGCCCGCCCGGGGATCCTGATCGGGAAGCGCGGCGCCGACGTCGACGCGCTCCGACACGAGATCGCGGAGATGACCAAGAACGAGGTCTTCATCAACATCCGCGAGGTCCGCAAGGCCGAGGTCGACGCCCAGCTGATCGCCGAGAACATCGCGCTGCAGCTCGAGCGCCGCGTGGCATTCCGGCGCGCGATGAAGAAGGCGATGCAGGCCGCGCTGAAGTTCGGCGCCCAGGGCATCAAGTTGAAGGTCTCGGGTCGGCTCGGCGGCGCGGAGATGTCGCGGGTGGTGCAGTACATGGAAGGACGCGTTCCGCTGCACACCCTGCGCGCACAGGTCGAGTTCGGATTCTGGGAGGCGCACTGCACCTACGGCTTGATCGGCGTGAAGTGCTGGGTATTCCAGGGCCTGGTGCCAGACGCGAAACTCGACGACCACCGACTCGGTCGGCTCGAAGAGGCGCAGGCGCGCTGA
- the rpsQ gene encoding 30S ribosomal protein S17, with the protein MSARGLRKIREGVVVSDKMDKSVIVEVSRTVLHPLYQKYVRKRTRFMAHDETNACKVGDRVRIIESRPLSRRKRWRIQEKLA; encoded by the coding sequence ATGAGCGCTCGTGGCCTTCGGAAGATCCGAGAGGGCGTCGTGGTCTCCGACAAGATGGACAAGTCCGTCATCGTCGAGGTGAGCCGCACGGTCCTCCATCCTCTGTATCAGAAGTACGTGCGCAAGCGGACTCGCTTCATGGCGCACGACGAGACGAACGCGTGCAAGGTCGGTGACCGGGTGCGGATCATCGAGTCGCGCCCGCTCTCGCGCCGCAAGCGCTGGCGCATTCAGGAGAAGCTGGCGTGA
- a CDS encoding 50S ribosomal protein L22 has product MEVRARAKGVRFRPRKGRLVADLIRSKSASRALEILRGCEKSAAVPFEKLLRSALANAVEHNSRHQAGIDLDNLYVKRVTVDEGPRSWRIRPRAQGRATWINKGVSHVTLVLDER; this is encoded by the coding sequence AAGTTCGAGCGAGAGCCAAAGGGGTGCGATTCCGGCCGCGGAAGGGGCGTCTGGTGGCGGACTTGATCCGCTCCAAGTCGGCGAGCCGGGCTCTCGAGATCCTGCGCGGCTGCGAGAAATCTGCGGCGGTGCCGTTCGAGAAGCTGCTGCGCTCCGCGCTCGCGAATGCCGTCGAGCACAACTCGCGGCACCAGGCGGGCATCGACCTGGACAATCTCTACGTGAAGCGGGTGACGGTCGACGAAGGACCGCGCTCGTGGCGGATTCGACCTCGGGCGCAGGGGCGCGCGACCTGGATCAACAAGGGCGTGAGTCATGTGACTCTCGTGCTGGACGAGCGGTAG
- the rplP gene encoding 50S ribosomal protein L16, which produces MLQPKRTKFRKVQKGRLRGKAYRGGELAFGDFGLQTLDHGLITARQIEAARIAMTRHAKRGGKIWIRIFPDKPMTKRPPETRMGKGKGSPEFWACPVKPGRVLYEMEGVDRTTAREALRLASHKLGVRTRILERSEA; this is translated from the coding sequence ATGCTGCAACCCAAGAGAACCAAGTTCCGCAAGGTCCAGAAGGGCCGACTGCGCGGCAAAGCGTATCGCGGCGGTGAGCTCGCCTTCGGCGACTTCGGCTTGCAGACGCTCGATCACGGACTGATCACGGCGCGCCAGATCGAGGCCGCACGCATCGCGATGACCCGCCATGCGAAGCGCGGCGGCAAGATCTGGATCCGCATCTTTCCGGACAAGCCCATGACCAAGCGTCCGCCCGAGACCCGCATGGGAAAGGGAAAGGGCAGTCCCGAGTTCTGGGCCTGTCCAGTGAAGCCGGGGCGCGTGCTCTACGAGATGGAAGGCGTCGACCGAACCACGGCGCGCGAAGCGCTGCGACTCGCGAGTCACAAGCTCGGCGTGCGCACGCGCATCCTGGAGAGGAGCGAGGCATGA